A genomic window from Bacteroidales bacterium includes:
- a CDS encoding DUF255 domain-containing protein, giving the protein MKKKLFILIVLLFTVIGFSQVIQNTNPKQKTTQKPKPAQSQAKANKVKTQPKEQTPDTVIKWYTFQEAIILNKQNPKKILIDLYTDWCGWCKRMDAVTFTNKVIAKYMNTHYYCVKFNSERKDTIIFKEATYINPNPTVPRSAHQLAITLVKGQLSYPNFVFMDESMNVIQNVPGYHPPSEFEAIMKFFGEDAYKKQDFESFKNSFVKEIKE; this is encoded by the coding sequence ATGAAAAAGAAACTCTTTATTTTAATTGTATTACTATTTACGGTAATAGGATTTAGTCAGGTTATACAAAATACTAATCCAAAACAAAAAACCACACAAAAGCCAAAGCCGGCTCAATCTCAGGCAAAAGCAAACAAAGTTAAAACACAGCCAAAAGAGCAAACTCCCGACACTGTTATAAAATGGTATACTTTTCAGGAAGCCATAATTTTGAACAAACAAAATCCAAAAAAAATATTAATTGATTTATACACCGACTGGTGCGGATGGTGCAAAAGAATGGATGCCGTTACTTTTACAAACAAAGTAATTGCCAAATACATGAATACACATTATTATTGCGTAAAATTTAATTCCGAACGAAAAGACACAATTATTTTTAAAGAAGCTACATATATCAATCCTAACCCGACGGTTCCACGTTCAGCACATCAGCTTGCAATTACTCTGGTTAAAGGACAGTTGTCATATCCCAATTTTGTTTTCATGGACGAATCCATGAATGTTATACAAAATGTTCCGGGTTATCATCCTCCGTCTGAGTTCGAAGCAATAATGAAATTCTTCGGCGAAGATGCTTACAAAAAGCAGGATTTCGAAAGCTTTAAAAATTCTTTTGTAAAAGAAATAAAAGAATAA